From one Solea solea chromosome 15, fSolSol10.1, whole genome shotgun sequence genomic stretch:
- the edaradd gene encoding ectodysplasin-A receptor-associated adapter protein isoform X2: protein MGDLTALKMSTLRTCKEPFDRTSSEPVEDTDTTSFVAEFSLEANYPVQVADPHDAVTLHLSSMPSGYLNPSSDRIRQPVEDVDECTCPTSTSPDYPKELQLLNSPCEKCCYPAPPPKISDLMNDKDLLDLLRLKLDPNHCTIKNWKNFASRWGMSYDELTLLEHRTQGSLSHSPTQEFLMRYNQKTVTELTELCRIYQRIDVLRVLQSWIEKDWPSRWQQTH, encoded by the exons ACAGAACCAGCTCTGAACCTGTGGAGGACACAGACACCACCAGCTTTGTGGCAGAATTT TCCTTGGAGGCCAATTATCCAGTGCAAGTGGCAGATCCTCATG ATGCTGTGACACTACACCTGAGCTCCATGCCCTCTGGATACCTGAATCCCTCCTCAGACAGAATAAGACAG CCAGTTGAAGATGTGGACGAATGTACCTGCCCAACATCTACATCACCTG ATTACCCCAAAGAGCTACAGCTGCTGAACAGCCCCTGTGAAAAGTGCTGCTACCCAGCACCTCCTCCAAAGATCAGTGACCTCATGAACGACAAAGATCTCCTGGACTTACTACGTCTCAAACTGGATCCGAACCACTGCACTATCAAAAACTGGAAGAACTTTGCAAGTCGCTGGGGAATGAGCTATGATGAACTGACCCTGCTGGAGCACCGGACCCAGGGCTCTCTGTCCCACAGCCCCACCCAGGAGTTCCTGATGCGATACAACCAGAAAACCGTCACTGAGCTCACTGAACTTTGCCGCATCTACCAGCGCATTGATGTACTCAGAGTGCTGCAGAGCTGGATAGAGAAGGACTGGCCGTCAAGGTGGCAACAGACTCATTGA
- the edaradd gene encoding ectodysplasin-A receptor-associated adapter protein isoform X1 — protein sequence MGDLTALKMSTLRTCKEPFDRTSSEPVEDTDTTSFVAEFSLEANYPVQVADPHADAVTLHLSSMPSGYLNPSSDRIRQPVEDVDECTCPTSTSPDYPKELQLLNSPCEKCCYPAPPPKISDLMNDKDLLDLLRLKLDPNHCTIKNWKNFASRWGMSYDELTLLEHRTQGSLSHSPTQEFLMRYNQKTVTELTELCRIYQRIDVLRVLQSWIEKDWPSRWQQTH from the exons ACAGAACCAGCTCTGAACCTGTGGAGGACACAGACACCACCAGCTTTGTGGCAGAATTT TCCTTGGAGGCCAATTATCCAGTGCAAGTGGCAGATCCTCATG CAGATGCTGTGACACTACACCTGAGCTCCATGCCCTCTGGATACCTGAATCCCTCCTCAGACAGAATAAGACAG CCAGTTGAAGATGTGGACGAATGTACCTGCCCAACATCTACATCACCTG ATTACCCCAAAGAGCTACAGCTGCTGAACAGCCCCTGTGAAAAGTGCTGCTACCCAGCACCTCCTCCAAAGATCAGTGACCTCATGAACGACAAAGATCTCCTGGACTTACTACGTCTCAAACTGGATCCGAACCACTGCACTATCAAAAACTGGAAGAACTTTGCAAGTCGCTGGGGAATGAGCTATGATGAACTGACCCTGCTGGAGCACCGGACCCAGGGCTCTCTGTCCCACAGCCCCACCCAGGAGTTCCTGATGCGATACAACCAGAAAACCGTCACTGAGCTCACTGAACTTTGCCGCATCTACCAGCGCATTGATGTACTCAGAGTGCTGCAGAGCTGGATAGAGAAGGACTGGCCGTCAAGGTGGCAACAGACTCATTGA